In the genome of Candoia aspera isolate rCanAsp1 chromosome 1, rCanAsp1.hap2, whole genome shotgun sequence, one region contains:
- the TAAR2 gene encoding trace amine-associated receptor 2 — protein sequence MVFLNASKHVIDCSEFGNGSCPENPWSVGIRGAMYISLSGVIIITVFGNLAIVISISYFRQLHSPTNFLILSMAVTDFLLGFFIMPYSMVRSVENCWHFGMTFCKIHYSFDLMLCLVSIFHLCSIAVDRFYAICYPLHYPCKITVPRIRQLILICWSVPSSFAFGLVFSEAYASGIDIYDILVACSSSCPVMFNKLWGVVVFSFGFFIPASVITGIYAKIFEVSKKHLRVMKSSDDKNSNQLSRSADRKAAKTLSIVIGVFLFLWFPCFVTILIDPFLGFSTPAVLFDALTWLGYFNSSCNPLIYGFFYPLFQKALRHILSGRVFQQYFCTANLFPENK from the coding sequence ATGGTTTTTCTTAATGCCTCTAAGCATGTCATTGATTGCTCTGAATTTGGAAATGGATCCTGTCCTGAAAATCCCTGGTCTGTAGGTATTCGAGGAGCCATGTATATATCTCTAAGTGGAGTTATCATCATCACAGTCTTTGGAAATTTGGCGATCGTCATCTCAATCTCCTATTTCAGACAGCTGCATTCCCCAACTAACTTCCTCATCCTTTCCATGGCAGTCACTGACTTCCTCCTTGGCTTCTTCATCATGCCTTACAGCATGGTCAGATCAGTGGAGAATTGTTGGCATTTTGGAATGACTTTCTGCAAAATCCACTACAGCTTTGACCTGATGCTCTGCTTGGTGTCTATTTTTCACCTTTGCTCAATTGCAGTAGATCGATTCTATGCCATCTGTTATCCCCTTCATTATCCATGCAAAATTACAGTTCCTAGAATCAGGCAATTAATTCTTATTTGCTGGTCAGTGCCATCTTCTTTTGCTTTTGGATTGGTTTTCTCTGAAGCATATGCTTCTGGCATTGATATTTATGATATTTTGGTTGCATGTTCTAGTTCTTGTCCAGTGATGTTTAATAAACTTTGGGGAGTTGTTGTGTTTTCATTTGGTTTCTTCATTCCTGCCTCTGTGATAACTGGAATTTATGCAAAAATCTTTGAGGTGTCTAAAAAACATCTGAGGGTCATGAAAAGTTCAGATGACAAAAATTCTAACCAGCTTTCCAGAAGTGCAGACAGGAAAGCTGCTAAGACCTTAAGTATTGTGATAGGTGTTTTTCTCTTCTTGTGGTTTCCATGTTTTGTCACAATTTTAATTGACCCTTTTTTAGGTTTTTCAACTCCTGCTGTGCTGTTTGATGCTCTAACTTGGCTTGGTTACTTCAACTCCAGCTGTAACCCATTAATATATGGCTTTTTTTACCCATTGTTTCAAAAAGCACTTAGACACATCCTCTCAGGAAGGGTATTCCAACAATATTTCTGTACTGCTAATCtctttcctgaaaataaataa
- the LOC134488329 gene encoding trace amine-associated receptor 5-like, giving the protein MSSTAEAATPVPLCFKVNGSCSRTLHPFGVQLAIYVVCAIGVLLTIMGNLLVVIAIFHFKILHTPTNFLLLSLALADFLLGLTVLPFSTIRSVESCWYFGDNFCQLHTFLDTVFCLTSIFHLCFISIDRHSAICDPLLYPTKFTLRVACIYIALGWGIPVVYTSIFLYSKGIEEGLGQFLQDMPCIGSCQLLFNKLWGWINFPVFFFPCLIMIGLYIKIFIVATRQAKQISNMNQTHRGSNHQTGAAKRERKAAKTLGVTVGIYLFCWLPFTIDTLLDSLLDFITPPVVFDILIWLAYFNSACNPLIYVFSYRWFKKAMKLIVTCQVFSTRTSTIDLYQEE; this is encoded by the coding sequence ATGAGTTCTACTGCAGAAGCTGCTACGCCAGTCCCACTGTGCTTTAAGGTGAATGGCTCCTGCTCAAGAACCCTACATCCCTTTGGAGTCCAGTTAGCCATTTATGTGGTCTGTGCTATTGGTGTGTTACTTACTATCATGGGGAATCTGTTGGTAGTGATTGCTATCTTCCACTTCAAAATACTTCACACTCCCACTAACTTCTTGCTACTCTCTCTTGCCCTGGCAGATTTCCTCCTGGGCTTAACAGTCCTTCCCTTCAGCACAATCCGCTCTGTAGAGAGCTGCTGGTATTTTGGCGATAACTTTTGCCAGCTCCACACTTTTCTGGATACAGTCTTTTGCTTGACTTCCATATTTCACCTCTGTTTTATCTCCATCGACCGTCACTCTGCCATCTGTGACCCTTTGCTCTATCCTACCAAGTTCACCCTACGGGTTGCTTGCATCTACATAGCCCTGGGGTGGGGGATTCCTGTAGTTTACACTTCCATCTTCCTTTACAGCAAAGGAATTGAGGAAGGGTTAGGTCAGTTTTTGCAAGACATGCCCTGCATTGGGAGTTGTCAGCTGCTGTTCAACAAACTCTGGGGCTGGATCAACTTCCCAGTCTTCTTCTTCCCCTGCCTCATCATGATAGGGTTGtatatcaaaatatttattgTGGCAACTAGACAAGCTAAACAGATCAGCAACATGAACCAAACCCACAGGGGGAGCAACCATCAGACAGGAGctgcaaaaagagaaaggaaggcagcAAAAACCTTAGGTGTCACAGTAGGAATCTACCTCTTTTGCTGGTTGCCATTTACAATAGACACTCTCCTAGACAGCCTGCTGGATTTCATTACCCCTCCTGTTGTGTTTGATATTCTTATTTGGCTTGCTTACTTTAATTCTGCCTGTAACCCCTTGATTTATGTGTTTTCCTATCGTTGGTTCAAGAAAGCCATGAAGCTCATTGTAACATGCCAGGTCTTCTCTACAAGAACATCTACAATTGACCTATATCAAGAGGAATGA
- the LOC134488336 gene encoding trace amine-associated receptor 4-like has translation MNSSKLWSLQEIHDCFESVNNSCRRNVRSPLSLFVMYGLMAGAIVLTMCGNMVVIISVLHFKQLHSPTNMLICSMATTDFLLSFTVMPYSMVRTVDSCWYFGDFFCKLHTCCDIMLCTTSIFHLCFISVDRYYAVCTPLHYLTKITVPVVQGFLAISWFTPVLFAFGLVFSEQNVEGIEEYVASLYCYGFCALVFNKLWGVLSSFIAFFLPGMVMVGIYLHIFAVAKKHAQQIAQVSSASRSGSDTKGKISTKKENKATKTLSIVMGAFILCWLPFFVLTITDPYIDFMSPEDLYNAFLWLGYFNSTCNPIIYGLFYPWFRKAFKMIVTGAIFRQGSSALNLLATNA, from the coding sequence ATGAATTCCAGCAAACTCTGGAGCCTGCAGGAGATACACGATTGCTTTGAGTCTGTTAATAATTCGTGCCGCAGAAATGTTAGATCTCCACTCAGCCTTTTTGTTATGTATGGGTTGATGGCAGGAGCAATAGTTCTCACCATGTGTGGCAATATGGTAGTGATCATCTCTGTCCTCCATTTCAAACAGCTGCATTCTCCAACCAACATGCTGATTTGCTCCATGGCCACCACAGATTTTTTGCTCAGTTTCACAGTTATGCCATACAGCATGGTCAGGACGGTGGACTCCTGTTGGTACTTTGGAGACTTCTTCTGCAAACTCCACACCTGCTGTGATATAATGCTGTGCACGACTTCCATCTTCCACCTATGCTTCATTTCTGTGGATCGCTACTATGCTGTGTGCACCCCACTGCATTACCTCACCAAAATCACTGTCCCTGTAGTTCAAGGTTTTTTGGCGATTAGTTGGTTCACCCCAGTCTTGTTTGCTTTTGGTCTTGTTTTCTCAGAGCAAAATGTGGAAGGCATTGAGGAATATGTAGCCTCCCTCTACTGCTACGGATTCTGTGCTCTCGTTTTTAATAAGCTGTGGGGAGTGTTGTCTTCcttcatagccttttttcttccTGGTATGGTGATGGTGGGCATTTATCTCCATATTTTTGCTGTTGCAAAAAAACACGCCCAGCAGATTGCCCAGGTTTCTAGTGCCTCACGTTCTGGATCTGACACAAAAGGGAAAATCTCCACCAAAAAGGAGAACAAAGCTACTAAGACGTTAAGTATCGTTATGGGAGCATTTATTTTATGTTGGCTTCCTTTCTTTGTTCTCACCATAACAGACCCTTACATTGATTTCATGAGCCCTGAAGATTTATACAATGCCTTCCTGTGGTTGGGATATTTCAATTCCACCTGTAATCCCATCATTTATGGCTTATTTTACCCATGGTTTCGCAAAGCATTTAAAATGATTGTGACGGGGGCCATCTTCAGGCAAGGTTCTTCTGCACTGAATCTCCTTGCCACTAATGCTTGA